One Burkholderia gladioli genomic window, CCGCACCACGGTGGGCGTGCGCTGCGCCGGCGCGAAACCCTGGACGCTCTACCTGCAGTCGAAGATCTCGGTGCAGGGCACCTATTACGTGGCGGCTCGCGCGCTGTCGCCCGGCGAGGTGCTGACGGCCGCCGACCTGGTCGCCCACGACGGCGACCTGACCCAGCTGCCGCTGGCGATCATCACCGACCCCGGCCAGGCAGTCGGCGGCACCTCGCTGGTGCGCGTGGCGGCCGGCCTGCCGCTGCGCCAGGACATGCTGCGCAGCGCCTCGTCGGTGACGATCGGCCAGACCGTGCGCGTGGTGGCGGCCGGCAAGGGTTTCACGATTTCGTCGGAAGGCAGCGTGATGAACAACGCGGGGCCGGGCCAGCAGGTGCGGGTGCGCCTCGCGGCGGGCCAGATCGTCACGGCGGTGGTGAAGGATTCGGGAACGGTCGAGATTCCGTTATGATGGGCGCCGCCAGCGCGGCCAGTAAGACTGCAAAAGAGTGCAAACTTTTGTTTCTGAAAGCATTTACTGAAGATCGAGCGCTAAAGTTCGGCTCCGTCCTGCCGTTATCTCGCTCAAATCGTTCAGGAAGCCCATCGTGAAAATCGATTCCACCCCCGCCACGAACGTCCGCCCGGCGTCCTCCGACGCCGCTTCGTCGCGCAGCCAGGCCGCCGCCCCCGCGGCGCCGGTGGCCGACGCCGCGCCCGCCACCGGCGGCGATGCGAACGTGAACCTGTCCTCCGTGTCGACGAACCTGCAATCGCTGGCCTCGTCGGGCTCGGCCGATATCGACACCGCGAAGGTGGCGTCGATCCGCGATGC contains:
- the flgM gene encoding flagellar biosynthesis anti-sigma factor FlgM, translating into MKIDSTPATNVRPASSDAASSRSQAAAPAAPVADAAPATGGDANVNLSSVSTNLQSLASSGSADIDTAKVASIRDAIRNGSLSIDTGKIADGILQTARELVQTPVKLG